The following proteins are encoded in a genomic region of Colletotrichum higginsianum IMI 349063 chromosome 9, whole genome shotgun sequence:
- a CDS encoding Beta-lactamase produces MLLVLIVLCLLPQNQPVCISPTANSSPLLSAILSHNLRLHLTGNQFISYFSMISKISFYSAVASVLTQAVYGIPYSSRQSLRVESFINQGITGFNVVSSLIIGSETAVLIDMPMSIPSANVLASWIRNQTDKPLVAAFATHHHVDHYLGASTLLSHFNETAFYASGKVVDHIRVELPEMTSRMRLAFGPENVSEVPASPIAYNNTFFTLSGHEDEPIHLISNLVFDTVDGTMFWIPSLRTLIAGDSVYHRTMHLWMADMDTKALSDAWLKTLDFITNLRPVKLITGHAGTLQFSAQEDIAHTRSYIEFFEKEISSKGKDFYTPKEIVDIMSAGFPAQLQSEGGVASEMFLNNTAEKYGRGSTRLPDVLDMTKYNDTRTLQGWELKA; encoded by the exons ATgttattagtattaatagtcCTCTGTCTTTTACCACAAAACCAGCCCGTTTGTATCTCACCAACAGCTAACTCGTCACCCCTTTTATCTGCTATTCTATCACACAATCTTCGTCTACATCTAACCGGGAACCAATTCATTAGCTACTTCAGCATGATCTCAAAGATATCGTTCTATTCCGCGGTTGCTTCCGTGTTAACTCAAGCTGTCTATGGCATCCCTTACAGCTCGAGGCAGTCTCTGCGTGTCGAAAGTTTCATCAATCAGGGCATCACCGGGTTCAACGTGGTCTCGTCGCTCATTATCGGCTCCGAGACAGCAGTCCTCATCGACATGCCTATGTCTATCCCTTCGGCAAACGTCCTGGCTTCGTGGATAAGAAACCAAACCGATAAGCCACTCGTAGCGGCTTTCGCTACACATCATCATGTCGACCATTACCTTGGCGCATCAACATTATTGTCTCACTTCAACGAGACGGCCTTCTACGCCAGCGGGAAGGTTGTAGATCATATCCGTGTCGAGCTCCCAGAGATG ACTTCCCGAATGAGACTCGCATTTGGTCCGGAAAATGTGTCGGAAGTTCCCGCCTCACCAATTGCGTATAACAATACATTTTTTACCCTCAGCGGACATGAGGATGAGCCCATTCACTTGATAAGCAACCTAGTATTCGACACTGTCGACGGTACAATGTTCTGGATCCCATCTCTAAGGACTTTAATCGCTGGCGACTCAGTTTACCATCGCACAATGCATCTATGGATGGCCGACATGGATACCAAAGCCCTCTCAGATGCATGGCTCAAGACATTGGACTTTATTACCAACTTGCGACCAGTCAAGTTGATCACAGGCCATGCGGGGACGCTACAATTTAGCGCGCAGGAGGACATCGCCCATACACGCAGCTACATCGAATTCTTTGAAAAAGAGATTAGCAGCAAAGGTAAAGACTTTTATACTCCAAAGGAGATCGTTGACATCATGAGCGCTGGGTTTCCAGCTCAGCTCCAGTCCGAAGGCGGGGTTGCTTCCGAGATGTTTCTGAATAATACAGCAGAAAAGTACGGAAGGGGGTCAACGAGGCTGCCAGATGTCTTGGATATGACAAAGTATAATGATACTAGGACTTTGCAAGGCTGGGAACTTAAGGCCTAA
- a CDS encoding Chromo domain-containing protein, with protein sequence MPRDKHSGKSVEKKDLRYDAIKKIVSHSLDPDTALVTLTVLVKGTREDVSEWDVQEHRPSLLFDYWASFKGRTRQDVLGIGELYHPYRFLRHRRVRGQWQVLVQWLGYSEEGEDVSWEPAVKMRVDAPDVMTDYCGYVDDDSAKAALLGPVPRAEDDDHAALAKAGVKSAVGTPSSAATKQTTKRKRDSLNDQPQSVADKRRRSSRYDSTPATKSPVPKPSVSKKAQLQASVDSPIPSQMTPKSSFGTTRQSNLPVGAMSFGATSSAHAQPPSRRKSLRASSVATPSTTASRRLSPADVPRTMLWFMDDFTVGDMQKVCRFIDENCTGKLRLPLYSGGDWDGKAASGRWEDVFMVSPLGRLGRYDNEDEKEE encoded by the exons ACCTTCGCTACGATGCCATCAAGAAAATCGTCTCGCACTCCCTCGATCCCGACACGGCGCTTGTGACCCtcaccgtcctcgtcaaAGGTACTCGCGAGGACGTGTCCGAGTGGGACGTCCAGGAACATAGACCGAGTCTTCTTTTCGACTACTGGGCGAGCTTCAAAGGCAGAACACGGCAGGATGTTCTCGGTATCGGGGAGCTTTACCACCCCTACAGATTCTTGCGACACCGTCGTGTCCGCGGCCAATGGCAGGTGCTCGTCCAGTGGTTAGGATACtcggaagaaggggaggatGTCTCCTGGGAGCCCGCCGTGAAGATGCGTGTTGATGCTCCTGATGTGATGACCGACTACTGCGGATACGTGGATGACGACAGTGCAAAGGCCGCCCTCTTGGGACCCGTGCCGCGAGCAGAGGATGATGACCACGCTGCactcgccaaggccggcgtcaAATCTGCTGTTGGGACTCCCTCGTCTGCCGCCACAAAGCAAACCACGAAGCGCAAGCGAGACAGTTTAAACGATCAGCCGCAATCAGTCGCCGACAAGCGCAGACGAT CCTCCCGGTATGACTCGACACCTGCCACCAAGTCGCCTGTACCCAAGCCGTCCGTTTCCAAGAAAGCACAATTACAAGCCTCTGTCGACAGTCCGATACCATCCCAGATGACGCCTAAATCCAGCTTTGGCACAACAAGGCAATCAAATCTTCCCGTGGGCGCTATGTCCTTTGGGGCCACCTCGTCTGCTCATGCACAGCCCCCGTCGAGACGGAAAAGCTTGCGAGCATCCTCTGTGGCAACCCCGAGTACTACGGCCTCTCGGCGTCTTAGTCCCGCAGATGTTCCCCGGACAATGCTGTGGTTCATGGACGATTTCACCGTTGGCGACATGCAGAAGGTCTGTCGCTTTATCGACGAGAACTGTACGGGAAAACTTCGCCTCCCTCTCTACAGCGGTGGTGATTGGGATGGCAAGGCTGCTAGCGGCAGATGGGAAGATGTCTTTATGGTGAGCCCGTTAGGTCGCCTAGGCCGCTACGACAATGAGGATGAGAAGGAGGAGTGA